From Synoicihabitans lomoniglobus, the proteins below share one genomic window:
- a CDS encoding TlpA family protein disulfide reductase has translation MHRLPRLFAFLFTMVFTTAALPAQDETPAEPSPIETEFLVIDTRIREKIAAGSEDFAAEAADFSALLAKYADDSSEDVARLNLMHAMFLLQVMNDEKAAFTALRGIATKYADTDIGNYATDLIQRVERAMEKQALSEQLTGQPAPEIDFTWSTQDGLTHLSDLKGKVVVLDFWATWCGPCVATFPQIAELRAHYDAANVAIVGVTSLQGRVHGLEAAPIMTRDDPEREYALTADFMTAKDMTWTVAFSAQKVFNPDYGVSGIPHMVIIAPDGTVRHPALHPAMPHAEKLAMIDAILTEFDLPVPAHN, from the coding sequence ATGCATCGCCTGCCACGCCTCTTCGCGTTTCTTTTCACCATGGTGTTCACCACCGCTGCCCTGCCCGCTCAGGATGAGACCCCGGCGGAGCCCTCGCCGATCGAAACCGAGTTTCTCGTCATCGACACGCGCATCCGCGAAAAAATCGCCGCCGGCAGCGAAGACTTCGCCGCCGAAGCGGCGGACTTCTCCGCCCTACTCGCCAAATACGCCGATGACTCCTCCGAGGATGTGGCCCGACTCAACCTCATGCACGCCATGTTCCTGCTCCAGGTCATGAACGACGAGAAAGCCGCGTTCACCGCCTTGCGCGGCATCGCCACCAAGTATGCCGACACCGATATTGGCAACTACGCCACCGACCTCATCCAACGCGTTGAACGCGCCATGGAAAAGCAGGCGCTGTCCGAACAACTCACCGGCCAACCCGCTCCGGAGATCGACTTCACCTGGTCAACCCAGGACGGCCTGACGCACCTCTCCGATCTCAAAGGCAAAGTCGTCGTGCTCGATTTTTGGGCCACCTGGTGCGGACCATGTGTCGCCACCTTTCCCCAGATCGCCGAACTACGGGCGCACTACGACGCCGCCAACGTGGCCATCGTCGGTGTCACCAGTTTGCAAGGACGCGTTCACGGCCTGGAAGCCGCACCCATCATGACCCGCGACGATCCCGAACGTGAATACGCCCTCACCGCGGATTTCATGACCGCCAAGGACATGACCTGGACGGTCGCCTTCAGCGCCCAGAAAGTCTTCAACCCCGACTACGGTGTGTCCGGCATTCCGCACATGGTGATCATCGCCCCCGACGGCACCGTCCGTCATCCCGCGCTGCACCCCGCCATGCCGCACGCGGAAAAACTCGCCATGATCGACGCCATCCTGACCGAGTTCGACCTCCCCGTGCCCGCTCACAACTGA
- a CDS encoding diaminopimelate decarboxylase, with the protein MTEKSSPFTKEQLEAIAAEVPTPFHVYDEGAMRANARAFYDAFSWVPGGFKNFFAVKALPNPHVMQALKAEGLGGDCSSYGELVLCEAVGITGEDIVFTSNDTPAYEFQKAAELGAIINLDDISHIDYLEKALGGKLPELLCFRYNPGPLKAGNAIIGKPEEAKYGFTREQLFEGYRILRDKGVKRFGLHTMVASNELNPDYFVETAQMLFDLVVELDRTLGVRCEFLNLGGGIGIPYRPEQTAVDLAYVGRKIREAYEATIVAEGLGPIKITMECGRMITGPYGYLVGRVLHKKAIYKDYLGLDASMANLMRPGMYGSYHHITVPGREDAPRKVYDITGSLCENNDKFAIDREIPDPEIGDLVVIHDSGAHGHSMGFNYNAKLRSAEVLWQREGKWRVIRRAETLADHFATLDYPGLS; encoded by the coding sequence ATGACTGAGAAGAGCTCCCCCTTCACCAAAGAACAACTGGAAGCCATCGCCGCCGAGGTGCCGACGCCTTTCCACGTGTATGACGAGGGCGCGATGCGAGCCAATGCCCGGGCATTCTACGACGCGTTCTCGTGGGTGCCGGGCGGTTTCAAAAATTTCTTCGCGGTGAAGGCGCTGCCCAACCCGCACGTCATGCAGGCTCTCAAGGCAGAAGGGCTCGGGGGGGATTGTTCGTCCTACGGTGAGTTGGTGTTGTGCGAGGCGGTGGGCATCACGGGCGAGGACATTGTCTTCACCTCCAACGACACCCCGGCCTACGAGTTCCAAAAGGCGGCCGAGTTGGGCGCGATCATCAATCTCGATGACATCAGCCACATCGACTATCTGGAAAAGGCGCTCGGCGGAAAGCTGCCGGAGCTCCTGTGTTTTCGCTACAATCCCGGTCCCCTCAAGGCGGGCAATGCCATCATCGGCAAACCCGAGGAGGCGAAGTATGGTTTTACGCGGGAGCAACTGTTCGAGGGTTATCGAATCCTGCGCGACAAGGGAGTGAAGCGCTTTGGGTTGCACACGATGGTGGCATCCAACGAGCTCAACCCGGACTACTTTGTCGAGACGGCGCAGATGCTCTTCGACCTGGTGGTCGAGTTGGACCGCACGCTGGGCGTCCGTTGCGAGTTCTTGAATCTCGGCGGCGGCATCGGCATCCCCTATCGCCCCGAACAGACCGCGGTGGATCTGGCTTATGTGGGGCGGAAGATTCGCGAGGCCTACGAAGCGACGATTGTCGCGGAGGGGCTCGGACCGATCAAAATCACGATGGAGTGTGGCCGCATGATCACCGGACCCTACGGCTATCTGGTGGGCCGGGTGCTGCACAAAAAGGCGATCTACAAGGACTACTTGGGGTTGGATGCCTCCATGGCCAACCTCATGCGCCCCGGCATGTATGGCTCGTATCACCACATCACGGTGCCGGGTCGCGAAGACGCCCCGCGCAAGGTTTACGACATCACCGGCTCTTTGTGCGAAAACAACGACAAGTTCGCCATCGACCGGGAGATCCCGGACCCGGAAATCGGCGACCTCGTGGTGATTCACGACAGTGGGGCGCACGGTCACTCGATGGGATTCAACTACAACGCGAAGCTGCGTTCGGCCGAAGTGCTGTGGCAACGCGAAGGCAAGTGGCGCGTCATCCGACGGGCCGAGACGCTGGCCGACCATTTTGCCACTTTGGACTACCCCGGACTGAGCTGA
- a CDS encoding MarR family winged helix-turn-helix transcriptional regulator yields MSSSFSISVAEAPLLALARDSGPCHAAGCGAMFELLNTSEKIGAALRRELARLELSATGFSILALVHRRPTTPLGNRELADKLNITPQTVSETLARLELTHLITRVRRPDHRRKIAIALTAQGQKTIIDALHSFERTIHRLMSALSPPELTSLRELCARLNPDRSLS; encoded by the coding sequence GTGTCCTCCTCATTCAGCATCTCCGTCGCCGAAGCGCCCCTCCTGGCTCTGGCCCGCGACTCCGGCCCCTGCCATGCGGCGGGTTGTGGCGCCATGTTTGAGCTGTTGAACACCAGCGAAAAAATCGGCGCGGCACTGCGGCGCGAGCTGGCCCGTCTCGAATTGAGCGCCACCGGTTTCAGCATTCTCGCCCTCGTTCATCGTCGGCCCACGACCCCTCTGGGTAACCGCGAACTGGCCGACAAACTCAACATCACGCCGCAAACGGTTTCCGAGACCCTCGCCCGCTTGGAGTTGACCCATCTCATCACGCGTGTCCGCCGACCGGACCATCGTCGCAAGATCGCCATCGCACTCACGGCGCAGGGCCAGAAGACGATCATCGACGCCCTTCACAGCTTCGAGCGCACCATTCATCGGCTCATGAGCGCACTCTCTCCCCCCGAGCTCACCAGTTTGCGCGAACTTTGCGCCCGTCTCAATCCCGACCGCTCCCTTTCATGA
- a CDS encoding sensor histidine kinase — MAVLSLCGAVCLGWGQPRPAVAFEPEAGLPLLDVFSPRDYRGHFQVWDITEDSAGLLYFGNLNKVLIYDGARWSHLAVPEAAFVRALAIDETDTLWIGGVDEMGYAPADESGERTFVSLKPHLPAAADRFGNIWAVGLTPDGVIFQSSSWLMCWNGREFSTLRLPDSRRWRMTQVGRETWLTDFTHGWFRLRFDGGVMLLEALPIPPDLQGQRAVGAHTSGDTGSTIIATDREGLWRWDGTAFHRFETSVDEQLRANRIYTMIGLSDGRLVLGSIHAGMRILDANGHQIAHFLEDNGLPDNSAVSLYATRDGLAVWSGAMLGTIRLDARSWVTWFHPANGAPRSKLYTPLRHRGELLVPGERGGLLHVIPASPDRAAHLQSDGISANSPNNLTAAQGKLLGTTAYGILDFDENFHGTPLPDSPVNATNIFPLPRQPGIWAAFNSDRVRRYRLDADGWHSLGDVPGIERVRSLSVDTDGSWWLGGPVIGVLHATFPQGYDEPPVIRTYNTANGRLPAGHGWTRFNTDQHGPLLTCNLGLMRYDPATDRFEPTAAYGTELADGSTHVNGSTPDDRGGLWMILRPADEDEASNNLRLGYGHAGRLTTLRLPRLTLIDDPTHLLHEPAAAGRPETLWIVGHAAMVRLNLDQWRQMPAEPDPILRIRTVTTGNGRRLAGTDRVQLPDHDHSLHVTFASVQLAAHPGATYESTFRSGSTAEVRTDQSSERNFSALGPGHHSLQLRAHYPGGQWSEPVSLQIDVPHPWWMRPLALTAYVTTLGLLIVAAWRWRVHRLMHRQHELEAAVRDRTAALAAQNEELERLRQIEFDEKLSARLAAEKARLEVLRYQLNPHFLFNTLNAICAQIIQTPRAARDTVIRLAEFCRLTLHRPDGDGAPRLREEIEMLRAYLAIEQTRLGELIEYKIEQDDSIGDMRLPPFLLLPLVENAVKYGAATSHDKVRICLSVQRAADHEVVIEVINSGEWIEPAVSDSRIRSLGIGLDNVRQRLTRYYPQRHEFTTHGRDGQVTVRLILRDTLTAPFQPPL; from the coding sequence ATGGCCGTGCTGAGCTTGTGCGGAGCCGTATGCCTGGGTTGGGGCCAGCCCCGCCCCGCCGTCGCCTTCGAACCCGAAGCCGGACTGCCCCTGCTCGATGTGTTTTCGCCCCGGGACTATCGGGGACACTTCCAAGTTTGGGATATCACCGAAGATAGCGCGGGGCTGCTCTATTTTGGCAATCTCAACAAGGTGCTCATCTACGACGGCGCCCGCTGGTCACATCTCGCGGTGCCTGAAGCCGCCTTTGTGCGCGCCCTCGCCATCGACGAAACGGATACGCTGTGGATCGGGGGCGTCGACGAAATGGGTTACGCCCCAGCCGACGAATCCGGCGAGCGCACGTTTGTTTCGCTCAAGCCCCACCTGCCCGCCGCGGCGGACAGATTCGGCAATATCTGGGCCGTGGGGCTGACTCCGGACGGCGTGATCTTTCAGAGTTCGAGTTGGCTCATGTGCTGGAATGGCCGCGAGTTCTCCACCCTGCGCCTGCCCGACTCCCGCCGCTGGCGAATGACTCAAGTCGGTCGGGAAACATGGTTGACCGACTTCACCCACGGCTGGTTCCGACTGCGCTTCGACGGCGGGGTGATGCTCTTGGAAGCCCTGCCGATTCCACCCGATCTGCAAGGGCAACGGGCCGTCGGAGCGCACACGAGCGGCGACACCGGGTCGACGATCATCGCGACCGATCGCGAGGGACTGTGGCGCTGGGACGGCACCGCTTTCCACCGTTTTGAGACCAGCGTGGACGAGCAGTTGCGGGCCAACCGTATTTACACCATGATCGGTTTGTCCGACGGCCGACTGGTGCTGGGGTCGATCCACGCCGGCATGCGAATCCTCGATGCCAACGGCCACCAGATCGCCCACTTCCTTGAGGACAATGGACTGCCCGACAACTCCGCCGTTTCCCTCTACGCCACCCGCGACGGACTCGCCGTGTGGAGCGGAGCAATGCTGGGCACCATTCGGCTCGATGCGCGGTCCTGGGTGACGTGGTTTCATCCCGCCAACGGAGCCCCGCGCAGCAAACTCTACACGCCCCTGCGCCATCGCGGTGAGTTACTCGTGCCCGGTGAACGCGGCGGGTTGTTGCATGTGATCCCGGCGAGCCCCGACCGCGCCGCCCATTTGCAGTCCGACGGGATCTCGGCCAACAGCCCCAATAACTTGACCGCCGCGCAAGGCAAACTGCTGGGGACAACGGCCTACGGCATACTCGACTTTGACGAGAATTTTCACGGCACCCCGCTGCCCGACAGTCCGGTCAACGCCACCAACATATTCCCCCTGCCCCGCCAACCCGGCATTTGGGCCGCGTTCAACAGCGACCGGGTGCGGCGCTACCGACTCGACGCCGACGGATGGCACTCGCTCGGTGACGTTCCCGGCATCGAGCGCGTGCGTAGTTTATCCGTCGATACGGATGGTTCCTGGTGGCTGGGCGGTCCGGTGATCGGCGTGCTTCACGCCACGTTCCCGCAAGGCTACGATGAACCTCCCGTGATTCGCACCTACAACACCGCCAACGGCCGCCTGCCCGCCGGTCACGGCTGGACCCGTTTCAACACCGATCAACACGGCCCCCTGCTGACGTGCAACCTCGGCCTGATGCGCTATGATCCCGCGACCGATCGCTTCGAGCCCACGGCCGCCTACGGGACCGAACTGGCCGACGGCTCCACCCACGTCAATGGCTCCACCCCCGACGATCGCGGTGGATTGTGGATGATTTTGCGCCCGGCGGATGAGGATGAGGCCAGCAACAACCTTCGCCTCGGCTACGGCCACGCCGGCCGGTTGACCACGCTGCGCCTCCCGCGGCTCACGCTCATCGACGACCCCACCCACCTCCTCCACGAGCCGGCCGCCGCGGGTCGCCCCGAAACCCTTTGGATCGTGGGCCACGCGGCCATGGTGCGGCTCAACCTCGATCAGTGGCGGCAGATGCCGGCGGAACCCGATCCCATCCTGCGTATCCGCACAGTCACGACGGGCAACGGCCGCCGTCTCGCGGGCACCGACCGGGTGCAACTACCGGACCACGATCATTCGCTGCACGTCACCTTTGCCTCCGTGCAACTCGCGGCTCATCCCGGCGCGACCTACGAATCCACGTTCCGCAGTGGTTCCACCGCCGAGGTTCGCACCGACCAGTCCTCCGAACGCAATTTTTCCGCCCTCGGTCCGGGCCACCATTCCCTGCAACTGCGCGCCCACTACCCGGGGGGGCAATGGAGCGAACCCGTTTCGCTGCAGATCGACGTGCCACACCCGTGGTGGATGCGCCCCCTCGCCTTGACGGCCTATGTCACCACCTTGGGTTTGTTGATCGTGGCAGCCTGGCGGTGGCGCGTGCATCGTCTGATGCACCGGCAACACGAACTGGAGGCCGCTGTCCGGGATCGCACCGCCGCGCTCGCCGCACAAAACGAGGAGCTGGAGCGGCTTCGCCAGATTGAGTTCGATGAAAAGCTCTCCGCCCGCCTCGCCGCCGAGAAGGCGCGGCTCGAGGTGTTGCGTTATCAACTCAATCCCCACTTTCTGTTCAACACGCTCAACGCGATCTGCGCGCAGATTATTCAGACGCCTCGGGCCGCCCGTGATACCGTGATTCGGCTGGCCGAATTCTGCCGCCTCACGCTGCACCGCCCGGACGGCGACGGAGCTCCGCGCCTGCGCGAGGAAATCGAGATGCTCCGCGCCTATCTGGCCATCGAGCAAACGCGACTCGGTGAGTTGATCGAGTATAAGATCGAGCAAGATGACTCCATCGGGGATATGCGCCTCCCGCCTTTCCTGCTGCTGCCCTTGGTCGAAAATGCGGTCAAATACGGGGCGGCCACGAGTCATGACAAGGTTCGCATTTGCCTCTCGGTGCAGCGCGCCGCGGACCACGAGGTCGTGATCGAGGTGATCAACAGTGGCGAGTGGATCGAACCGGCTGTCAGCGATTCGCGCATCCGCTCCCTCGGGATCGGACTCGACAATGTGCGGCAACGTCTCACCCGCTATTACCCTCAACGCCACGAGTTCACCACTCACGGCCGCGACGGCCAGGTCACCGTTCGCCTCATCCTGCGCGATACCCTTACCGCGCCTTTTCAACCACCGCTCTGA
- a CDS encoding LytR/AlgR family response regulator transcription factor, translating to MWRTLLIDDESAARAELHWLLEDHPEFKVVGEAATFAQARTRLGTADYDVVLLDIQLVGGVGFDLVPFVRPGARVIFITAFDQHALRAFEVNALDYLLKPVSAARFADALTRLGSPPDSSSDAAASSPANLDDRILLKLDSSTERFVRLADISSISASQNYTEVILASGEKLFVRRTMKSWEEQLPDHAFGRVHRTVIVALAQIDRIVRQSRVSFEIYLRGQADPLPVSYRLVNDLRARIGERWPES from the coding sequence ATGTGGCGCACCTTGCTCATCGACGACGAATCGGCCGCCCGGGCCGAACTGCACTGGCTGCTTGAGGATCACCCGGAATTCAAAGTGGTGGGCGAAGCCGCGACGTTTGCGCAGGCACGCACCCGGCTCGGGACGGCCGACTACGACGTGGTGCTGCTCGACATCCAGCTCGTGGGCGGCGTGGGTTTCGATCTGGTGCCATTCGTCCGCCCCGGTGCCCGCGTGATTTTCATCACCGCCTTCGACCAGCACGCGCTCCGGGCGTTTGAAGTCAATGCCCTCGACTACCTGCTCAAACCCGTGTCGGCCGCGCGCTTCGCCGATGCCTTGACCCGCTTGGGATCTCCGCCGGATTCATCGTCCGATGCCGCGGCGTCGAGTCCGGCAAATCTCGACGACCGCATCCTGCTCAAGCTCGACAGTTCGACCGAGCGGTTCGTGCGCCTGGCAGATATTTCCTCCATCTCCGCCTCCCAAAACTACACCGAAGTCATCCTCGCCTCCGGCGAAAAACTCTTCGTGCGCCGCACCATGAAGTCATGGGAGGAACAACTCCCCGACCACGCCTTCGGCCGGGTGCATCGCACGGTGATCGTCGCCCTGGCTCAGATCGATCGCATCGTGCGACAGAGTCGGGTGAGTTTCGAAATCTACCTGCGCGGTCAGGCGGACCCCCTGCCCGTCAGCTATCGACTCGTGAACGACCTGCGCGCCCGCATCGGCGAGCGGTGGCCCGAGTCGTAG
- a CDS encoding LysR family transcriptional regulator — protein sequence MELRHLRYFVAVAEELNFRRAAERVRVAQPALSKQIKDLEHDVGAKLLARNTAGVALTDAGAVFLPEAQEILAHAERATVMAREAHSGWRGSLTVANVSAISASFMPAALSTFHARYPEVDVSLEEMLFPEQISALETGKIQVGFSIESGTPLPDQFERFKVLETEICVAMGENHAMANRSRVSLHDLEGERLLCFDPGTHPMHRDLIRRICTDRGVKPGRFKGVSSIESIHAMIEGDQGISFLAAASARRRRTEGVVYRPIKERGDDLRLELYAIWKRQDVSPLALNFVEVLRVVCGQKATTGTAAA from the coding sequence ATGGAACTCAGACATCTCCGATACTTCGTGGCCGTCGCCGAGGAATTGAATTTCCGGCGAGCCGCGGAGCGGGTGCGGGTGGCGCAGCCGGCGTTGAGCAAGCAGATCAAGGATCTCGAGCACGATGTCGGGGCGAAGTTGTTGGCGCGCAACACGGCCGGGGTGGCGCTGACCGATGCGGGGGCGGTGTTTTTACCGGAAGCGCAGGAGATCCTCGCCCACGCCGAGCGGGCGACGGTGATGGCGCGCGAAGCGCACTCGGGTTGGCGGGGTAGTCTGACCGTGGCCAACGTGAGCGCGATCTCGGCGAGTTTCATGCCGGCCGCATTGTCGACCTTCCATGCGCGTTATCCGGAAGTAGATGTGTCGTTGGAAGAGATGTTGTTTCCGGAGCAGATCAGCGCGTTGGAGACGGGGAAAATCCAAGTGGGCTTCAGCATCGAGAGCGGCACGCCGTTGCCCGATCAGTTTGAGCGTTTCAAGGTGTTGGAAACCGAGATTTGCGTGGCCATGGGCGAGAACCATGCGATGGCGAACCGTTCCCGGGTTTCGTTGCACGACCTCGAGGGCGAACGGTTGCTGTGTTTTGATCCGGGCACGCACCCCATGCACCGGGATCTGATTCGCAGAATCTGCACGGATCGTGGCGTAAAACCGGGACGATTCAAGGGCGTGAGCAGTATCGAGTCCATTCACGCGATGATCGAAGGTGATCAAGGCATCTCGTTTTTGGCTGCGGCCAGTGCGCGCCGTCGACGCACTGAAGGGGTCGTGTATCGGCCGATCAAAGAACGCGGCGATGACCTGCGGTTGGAATTGTATGCGATCTGGAAACGGCAGGATGTATCGCCGTTGGCCCTGAACTTTGTCGAGGTGCTGCGCGTGGTGTGCGGCCAGAAAGCGACGACCGGCACGGCCGCCGCTTGA